A part of Fundulus heteroclitus isolate FHET01 chromosome 23, MU-UCD_Fhet_4.1, whole genome shotgun sequence genomic DNA contains:
- the LOC105928681 gene encoding thiosulfate:glutathione sulfurtransferase, with product MHQVFLNNDPFKNLLLFFLNMFAFLHVIETVVTYEELKALLAKSKDLILIDVREKDEVDKGCIPRSVHIALGTVEEAFKMGPEDFQARYGIPKPALDAPELVFYCRSGRRSAQALSKVRELGYVTARNYAGSYLDWSSREG from the exons ATGCACCAAGTGTTTTTGAACAATGACCCATTTAAAaatctgctgttgttttttttaaatatgtttgctTTTCTTCATGTCATTGAAACTGTAGTCACCTACGAGGAACTGAAGGCTCTTCTGGCCAAGAGCAAAGATCTGATTCTCATTGACGTCCGTGAGAAGGATGAGGTGGACAAAGGGTGTATCCCCAGATCCGTTCACATTGCCC TTGGCACCGTCGAGGAGGCTTTCAAAATGGGCCCAGAAGACTTCCAGGCCAGATATGGGATACCCAAACCTGCGCTGGATGCACCTGAGCTGGTGTTTTACTGCCGATCAGGAAGGCGATCAGCACAGGCCCTAAGCAAAGTCAGAGAACTCGGATATGTGAC AGCTCGTAACTACGCCGGCTCCTACCTTGACTGGTCGAGCAGGGAGGGATAA
- the pola2 gene encoding DNA polymerase alpha subunit B, producing the protein MASVTAASLKQELETFEVTCEDDSALDKMVELCICNRTQTDDMVNEWVAYIATKGGLKLTLDNLERFEHEHLNKRNKSKSSFKRDDSYNRPRDIHTLQDIIKAEEEEENLLDTYVTPAKGSQKRALSTPEHPQSKRTLALLTSPGLLLSPTNFSPNPTPSQKYSQRGSRGEVVVTFGAVQGTRWTGRKDPGAGVQVDLLEGPEDSLRSSYKYMFQRLRDVRDVLTEKIEELGEKLSSHFNIEEFSAVSLPAQDRITVLGQVCCDSNGKLNAQSVLLEAGQQHGGQQVPVDLSELKEYSLFPGQVVVMEGMNTTGRKLVASKLYEGVPLPFYTPSVKMETDDAVAEPLNVLVACGPYTPSDSLTYDPLIDLISIIVRDRPDVCLLLGPFVDSKHEQIEKAQVTQEFETIFYQCIKSVVDGTRSVGCQLVFVPSQRDIHHEFIYPQPPFTLPALDNDQAQRVTLAPDPCTLLIDGVTYGVTSTDILFHMGAEEISCGTSSDRFSRILNHMLTQRSYYPLYPPTEEVNMDYEKFQIFGHMPLTPDVLVVPSELRYFVKDVSGCVCVNPGRLTKGQVGGTYCRLLIQRRATPEDGRRASPCLTAQVVKI; encoded by the exons ATGGCGTCTGTAACAGCGGCCAGCTTAAAGCAGGAGCTGGAGACTTTCGAGGTGACCTGCGAGGACGATTCTGCTCTCGACAAGA TGGTTGAACTGTGCATCTGCAACAGGACACAGACAGATGACATGGTGAACGAGTGGGTGGCCTACATTGCCACAAAAGGGGGCCTGAAACTCACCCTGGACAACCTGGAGCGCTTTGAGCATgag cATTTAAACAAGAGGAACAAATCCAAGTCGAGCTTCAAGAGAGACGACAGCTATAACCGACCCAGAGACATTCATACGCTGCAGGACAT aataaaagctgaagaagaggaggagaatcTTTTAGACACTTATGTTACGCCTGCGAAG GGCTCTCAGAAACGAGCGCTCTCCACTCCAGAGCATCCTCAGTCCAAACGGACCCTGGCTCTGCTGACCAGCCCGGGCCTGCTGCTGTCACCGACCAACTTTTCCCCAAA TCCAACGCCTTCCCAGAAGTACAGCCAGCGAGGAAGCAGAGGGGAGGTGGTGGTGACGTTCGGGGCCGTCCAGGGCACCCGTTGGACGGGCAGGAAGGATCCGGGCGCTGGCGTCCAGGTGGATCTTCTGGAGGGGCCTGAAGACTCCCTCCGCAGCAGCTACAAGTACATGTTCCAACGGCTGCGAGACGTCCGAGACG TGTTGACGGAGAAGATTGAAGAGCTGGGGGAGAAACTGAGTTCTCACTTCAACATTGAGGAGTTCTCAGCCGTGTCTCTGCCTGCTCAG GACAGAATAACGGTGCTGGGTCAGGTTTGCTGTGACAGTAACGGCAAACTGAATGCTCAGTCGGTTCTCCTGGAGGCAGGACAGCAGCACGGCGGTCAGCAAGTCCCCGTTGACCTGTCCGAGCTTAAAGAATATTCTCTTTTTCCTGGCCAG GTGGTGGTGATGGAAGGGATGAACACAACAGGAAGAAAACTTGTGGCGTCCAAGCTTTACGAG ggagtTCCTCTTCCTTTTTACACCCCCAGTGTAAAAATGGAAACCGATGACGCCG TGGCAGAGCCGCTGAACGTTCTTGTGGCCTGTGGGCCGTACACACCCTCTGACAGCCTGACCTATGACCCTCTGATAGACCTGATCAGTATCATAGTCAGGGATCGTCCTGACGTCTGCCTGCTG TTGGGTCCTTTTGTTGATTCCAAACACGAACAAATCGAG AAAGCCCAGGTGACCCAGGAGTTTGAGACCATTTTCTACCAATGCATTAAAAGCGTTGTGGATGGAACCAGAAG CGTTGGCTGTCAGCTGGTGTTTGTGCCGTCCCAGAGGGATATCCACCATGAGTTCATCTACCCGCAGCCTCCCTTCACCCTGCCGGCCCTCGACAATGACCAGGCCCAG AGGGTCACCCTGGCCCCTGACCCCTGCACCCTGCTGATCGACGGCGTGACGTACGGCGTGACGTCCACCGACATCCTGTTCCACATGGGAGCCGAGGAGATCAGCTG CGGCACGAGCTCGGACAGATTCTCCCGCATCCTGAACCACATGCTGACCCAGAGGAG cTACTACCCCCTGTACCCGCCTACGGAGGAGGTGAACATGGATTACGAGAAATTCCAGATTTTCGGCCACATGCCGCTCACTCCTGACGTCCTGGTTGTTCCCTCGGAGCTGCGGTACTTTGTGAAG GATGTGTCTGGCTGCGTGTGCGTGAATCCCGGCCGGCTCACCAAAGGCCAGGTGGGAGGGACGTACTGCAGGCTGCTCATCCAACGCCGCGCTACACCTGAGGACGGCAGGAGAGCGAGTCCGTGTCTAACCGCTCAGGTTGTTAAAATATGA